In Flavobacterium lacustre, a genomic segment contains:
- a CDS encoding sodium-dependent bicarbonate transport family permease: MNFSLLLDNLTNPALLFFVLGIIAVYLKSDLKIPENTSKFISLYLLFSIGFKGGQELAHSHFTKDILWSILFGVLIAGLIPLYTFFILKRKFSIENSGAIAAAYGSVSAVTFVTAVSFLEIQNYSFSGHMVAVMALMEAPAIIIGVILIRLFSKEEIQKTKMSTIVKHSFTNGSVLLILGSLVIGFLASEQQALGIKPFTTDIFKGFLALFLLDMGIVSGRKLNDFFRSGWFSIFFAVVFPLINGCIIAFLSQFVTEDVGNRFVFAVLAASASYIAVPAAMKIAVPKANPGIFLPMALAITFPFNITFGMPIYFSIVLSHF, encoded by the coding sequence ATGAATTTCAGTTTATTATTAGATAATTTGACTAATCCTGCCTTATTATTTTTTGTTTTGGGAATTATAGCCGTCTACTTAAAAAGTGACTTAAAAATCCCGGAGAATACCTCCAAATTTATATCGTTATACCTTCTTTTTTCAATTGGTTTCAAAGGCGGACAGGAATTGGCCCACAGTCATTTCACTAAAGATATACTTTGGTCGATACTCTTTGGGGTATTGATTGCCGGATTAATTCCACTGTATACTTTTTTTATTTTAAAAAGGAAGTTTAGTATTGAGAATTCAGGTGCTATAGCTGCCGCTTATGGATCTGTGAGTGCGGTAACTTTTGTAACGGCTGTTTCCTTTTTAGAAATTCAAAACTACAGTTTTAGTGGTCACATGGTTGCAGTAATGGCGTTGATGGAAGCACCGGCAATTATTATTGGGGTAATCTTAATCCGCTTGTTTAGTAAAGAAGAAATTCAGAAAACCAAGATGAGTACCATAGTTAAACATTCTTTTACTAATGGTAGTGTACTATTAATCCTTGGAAGTTTAGTTATTGGGTTTTTAGCAAGCGAACAGCAGGCATTAGGAATTAAGCCTTTTACGACGGATATTTTTAAAGGATTCTTAGCTTTATTTTTATTGGATATGGGAATTGTAAGTGGTCGTAAATTAAATGATTTTTTTAGAAGTGGCTGGTTCAGCATCTTTTTTGCAGTTGTTTTTCCTCTCATTAATGGCTGTATTATTGCATTTTTAAGTCAATTTGTTACAGAAGATGTTGGAAATCGTTTTGTTTTTGCTGTTTTAGCAGCGAGTGCTTCTTACATTGCAGTTCCGGCAGCTATGAAGATAGCTGTGCCAAAGGCAAATCCAGGTATTTTTTTACCTATGGCCTTGGCAATAACGTTTCCTTTTAATATAACTTTTGGAATGCCCATTTATTTTTCAATTGTATTGTCTCATTTCTAA